From one Mycolicibacterium sp. HK-90 genomic stretch:
- a CDS encoding SDR family NAD(P)-dependent oxidoreductase codes for MARTRSRFKTADLTDQVVVVTGAGSGIGREVALLCARRHAQLALCDVDEAGLADTAEAARAYDAQVLTSWVDVSETESMTRFANATSERFGRVDLLINNAGVGLVGGFLDTNLKDWQWLIDVNLMGVVHGCDAFLPTMIDAGRGHVVNLSSAAGLLANPQLTAYSATKFAVLGLSEALRMELKPHGIGVTAVCPGIINTAITQNSLIRGAGDVDERRRHLESTYRKRGYTPARVAKKILRAVDHNRAVAPVAAEAHLMYVLSRTAPPLARWLAARMAELSK; via the coding sequence ATGGCCAGAACGCGATCCCGATTCAAGACCGCCGACCTCACCGATCAAGTCGTGGTGGTCACCGGCGCCGGCAGCGGTATCGGCCGCGAAGTGGCGCTGCTGTGCGCCCGGCGGCACGCCCAGCTGGCGCTGTGCGACGTCGACGAGGCCGGCCTGGCCGACACCGCCGAGGCCGCTCGTGCCTATGACGCGCAGGTATTGACGTCGTGGGTGGACGTCTCCGAGACCGAATCGATGACGCGTTTCGCGAACGCCACCTCCGAACGCTTCGGCCGGGTGGACCTGTTGATCAACAACGCCGGAGTCGGCCTCGTGGGCGGCTTCTTGGACACCAACCTCAAAGACTGGCAATGGCTGATCGACGTCAACCTCATGGGTGTGGTGCACGGCTGCGACGCCTTCCTGCCCACCATGATCGACGCGGGGCGCGGCCACGTCGTCAATCTGTCCTCGGCCGCCGGCCTCCTGGCCAACCCCCAGCTGACCGCCTACAGCGCAACGAAGTTCGCGGTGCTCGGGTTGTCCGAAGCACTGCGCATGGAACTGAAGCCCCATGGCATCGGTGTCACCGCGGTGTGTCCCGGCATCATCAACACCGCCATCACGCAGAACAGCCTCATCCGTGGCGCCGGGGACGTCGACGAACGGCGTAGACACCTCGAGTCGACCTACCGAAAGCGCGGGTACACCCCGGCGCGCGTGGCCAAGAAGATTCTGCGCGCGGTCGACCACAACCGCGCGGTGGCGCCGGTCGCCGCCGAAGCACACCTGATGTATGTGCTCTCCCGCACTGCCCCGCCGCTGGCCCGGTGGCTCGCGGCGCGCATGGCCGAATTATCCAAGTAG